One region of Streptomyces capillispiralis genomic DNA includes:
- a CDS encoding lasso peptide isopeptide bond-forming cyclase, whose amino-acid sequence MTPLHASAGTGPGEAHFTVFTDREEAAAVARSFSPPGCRTVSHPSGRPWLVGHWRDDEAVTVRAGDTALAVIGCCPVDADELRRRAARLRDLAEVDALARSLPGSFHLVAALDGMIRVQGTASGLRLVFHTEIAGTRVAATRADLLADVLGLDPDPAELAVRLLWPAPYPLYETSLWPAVTAVPPQDAVVVAADGRTARHTRWWTPPEPVVPLAAAAVPVREALQEAVDARTRRGGVVSCDLSGGLDSTSVCFLADRSPAHVVAGTWPGRDPADTDLYWAEQAARHLPDVDHVVWDAEASPLVYDDLLGIDDILDEPTIGVMDRSRALHHLPGLAERGSRVHLTGIGGDHVAWCSEAYYHRMLRTRPLHAVRQLRGFRALWQWPLGGTVRALADTRSYGKWLRDAAGGLRAPAATSSAATGLGWGMAPRLFDWVTPDAERLARRALLDAAATVTPLHPDRGMHADLEQIRSTTRVIRQWDHMAARTGLPMASPFLDDRVIEACLAVRPAERVTPYRYKPVLTAAMSGVVPEPCLRRTTKATASMDASNGLRENRADLLALWEDSRLERLGLVDGAELRRLARRPASPGLSDAILYSTIAAEVWLRGLSRSRSTTRIP is encoded by the coding sequence ATGACACCACTGCACGCGAGTGCGGGGACGGGCCCCGGCGAAGCGCACTTCACGGTCTTCACCGACCGTGAGGAAGCGGCCGCCGTGGCCCGCTCCTTCTCCCCGCCCGGCTGCCGCACTGTGAGCCACCCGTCGGGCCGGCCCTGGCTGGTCGGTCACTGGCGCGACGACGAGGCCGTCACCGTGCGCGCCGGTGACACCGCCCTGGCCGTCATCGGCTGCTGCCCCGTGGACGCGGACGAACTGCGCCGCAGGGCCGCCCGGTTGCGCGACCTCGCCGAGGTCGACGCGCTGGCCCGTTCCCTCCCCGGCAGCTTCCACCTGGTGGCCGCCCTCGACGGGATGATCCGGGTCCAGGGCACGGCCTCCGGACTCCGGCTGGTCTTCCACACGGAGATCGCCGGCACCCGGGTCGCCGCCACCCGGGCCGACCTGCTGGCCGACGTCCTCGGCCTCGACCCCGATCCCGCGGAACTGGCCGTGCGGCTGCTGTGGCCCGCGCCGTACCCGCTGTACGAGACGTCCCTGTGGCCCGCGGTCACCGCCGTACCCCCGCAGGACGCGGTGGTCGTCGCCGCGGACGGGCGCACCGCCCGGCACACCCGCTGGTGGACACCGCCGGAACCGGTCGTGCCGCTGGCCGCTGCGGCCGTCCCGGTCCGCGAGGCGCTCCAAGAAGCCGTCGACGCACGGACCCGGCGGGGCGGCGTGGTCAGCTGCGACCTGTCCGGCGGGCTGGACTCCACCTCCGTCTGCTTCCTCGCCGACCGCTCCCCCGCCCACGTGGTGGCGGGCACCTGGCCGGGACGCGACCCCGCGGACACCGACCTGTACTGGGCCGAACAGGCGGCCCGGCACCTGCCGGACGTCGACCACGTCGTCTGGGACGCCGAGGCCTCGCCGCTGGTCTACGACGATCTGCTCGGCATCGACGACATCCTGGACGAACCCACCATCGGCGTGATGGACCGCTCCCGGGCGCTGCACCACCTGCCGGGCCTCGCCGAGCGCGGCAGCCGCGTCCATCTGACCGGCATCGGCGGCGACCACGTGGCCTGGTGCTCCGAGGCGTACTACCACCGGATGCTGCGCACCCGTCCGCTGCACGCCGTGCGGCAGCTGCGCGGGTTCCGGGCCCTGTGGCAGTGGCCGCTCGGCGGCACCGTCCGGGCCCTGGCCGACACCCGGTCGTACGGGAAGTGGCTCCGCGACGCCGCCGGAGGGCTGCGTGCGCCGGCGGCCACGTCCTCCGCCGCCACGGGACTCGGCTGGGGCATGGCGCCCCGCCTGTTCGACTGGGTGACCCCCGACGCCGAGCGGTTGGCGCGGCGGGCGCTGCTCGACGCCGCCGCGACGGTCACGCCCCTGCACCCCGACCGGGGCATGCACGCGGACCTGGAGCAGATCCGCTCCACCACCCGGGTCATCCGGCAGTGGGACCACATGGCGGCCCGCACCGGACTGCCGATGGCCTCGCCCTTCCTCGACGACCGCGTCATCGAGGCGTGCCTCGCCGTCCGCCCGGCCGAGCGGGTCACGCCGTACCGGTACAAGCCGGTGCTGACCGCCGCGATGAGCGGGGTGGTCCCCGAGCCGTGCCTGCGCCGGACGACCAAGGCCACGGCCTCCATGGACGCCTCCAACGGCCTGCGCGAGAACCGCGCCGACCTGCTGGCGCTGTGGGAGGACTCCCGGCTGGAGCGGCTCGGCCTGGTGGACGGGGCGGAGCTGCGCCGGCTGGCCCGGCGGCCCGCCTCCCCCGGTCTGTCCGACGCGATCCTCTACTCGACGATCGCCGCCGAGGTGTGGCTGCGCGGGTTGTCCCGCAGCCGCAGCACCACCCGTATCCCGTAG
- a CDS encoding ABC transporter ATP-binding protein: protein MTDAATPDGPPAEDPSPLGRPTGTTDNGTTDNNRTENDRTDNGTTHNNRTENDRTDNGRTPSGRTPAGIPKAGGTAPEGPPGLDDPAPERAGAAAPPGPPDEDRSTRAALRTLHRLTAGHRRAIAVAVLLTLAGSALGLAQPLVARHAVDASTRGQVVWPLLGLLGALFVAEAVTGSLGRFLLERMGEGVVRQLRLGLVDRLLRLEMRAYDHHRSGDLVSRVTADATLLREVVSQALADLVTGSMVAAGAIVLMAWLDPLLLLLVTLTVAVAAAVVTSLLKAIRYASERMQHAVGAIAADLERALGALPMVRVHRAEARETARVGARVQEAHDAGVRTAKLAAVMSPAVELAVQGSFLIVLVVGGLRVGSRTGSLGDLVAFLLYASYLVLPLSSVFQAVGLIQRGMGAHRRIEQAMRLPVEHTGPAVPATRAPARTRPRLEAPRGSEPPALALHNVRFGYDPDRPVLRGVSFTVAPRRQVALVGPSGAGKSTVFALVARFYEPDAGTVLFDGRPAVELGRDACRRRIAVVDQDTHVVHGTLRENIAYAVPDAPEAELRRVVALAGLDEVVDRLPGGLDAFVGERGSTLSGGERQRVALARALLARPSLLLLDEPTSHLDAINEAALTSVMRDVARECALLVVAHRLSTVRHADHIVVLHRGRTVGQGRHEELLASSGLYRELAASQMLRPDGDRSAGRAPSPS from the coding sequence ATGACCGACGCCGCCACCCCCGACGGACCGCCGGCCGAGGACCCGTCCCCCCTCGGCCGGCCCACCGGCACCACGGACAACGGCACCACGGACAACAACCGCACGGAGAACGACCGCACGGACAACGGCACCACGCACAACAACCGCACGGAGAACGACCGCACGGACAACGGCCGCACGCCAAGCGGCCGGACGCCGGCCGGTATCCCGAAGGCCGGCGGCACCGCACCCGAAGGCCCGCCCGGCCTCGACGACCCCGCCCCGGAACGCGCCGGTGCCGCCGCCCCGCCGGGTCCCCCGGACGAGGACCGCTCCACCCGGGCGGCGCTGCGCACCCTCCACCGCCTCACCGCCGGGCACCGGCGGGCCATCGCCGTGGCCGTCCTGCTGACCCTCGCGGGCTCCGCGCTCGGACTGGCCCAGCCGCTCGTGGCCCGGCACGCCGTGGACGCGAGCACCCGCGGACAGGTGGTGTGGCCGCTCCTCGGCCTGCTCGGCGCGCTGTTCGTCGCCGAGGCGGTGACCGGCTCGCTGGGCCGCTTCCTCCTGGAGCGCATGGGCGAGGGCGTCGTACGGCAGCTCCGGCTCGGCCTGGTGGACCGGCTGCTCCGGCTGGAGATGCGCGCCTACGACCACCACCGGTCCGGCGACCTCGTCTCCCGGGTCACCGCCGACGCCACCCTGCTGCGCGAGGTCGTCTCCCAGGCGCTGGCCGACCTGGTCACCGGAAGCATGGTCGCCGCCGGGGCGATCGTCCTCATGGCGTGGCTCGACCCGCTCCTGCTGCTCCTCGTGACGCTCACCGTGGCCGTCGCCGCCGCTGTCGTCACCTCGCTGCTCAAGGCGATCAGGTACGCCTCCGAGCGCATGCAGCACGCGGTCGGCGCCATCGCCGCCGACCTGGAGCGGGCGCTCGGCGCGCTGCCGATGGTCCGGGTGCACCGCGCCGAGGCGCGGGAGACGGCCCGCGTGGGCGCGCGCGTGCAGGAGGCCCACGACGCGGGCGTACGGACCGCGAAGCTCGCCGCCGTGATGAGCCCCGCCGTCGAACTCGCCGTCCAGGGCTCCTTCCTGATCGTCCTGGTCGTGGGCGGCCTGCGCGTGGGCAGCAGGACGGGCTCCCTCGGCGACCTCGTCGCGTTCCTGCTGTACGCCTCCTACCTGGTCCTGCCGCTGTCGTCCGTGTTCCAGGCGGTGGGCCTGATCCAGCGGGGCATGGGCGCCCACCGCCGTATCGAGCAGGCGATGCGCCTCCCCGTCGAGCACACCGGGCCGGCCGTCCCGGCCACCCGCGCCCCCGCCCGCACCCGGCCCCGCCTCGAGGCGCCGCGCGGCAGCGAGCCGCCCGCGCTCGCCCTGCACAACGTCCGCTTCGGCTACGACCCGGACCGGCCGGTGCTGCGCGGTGTGTCCTTCACCGTCGCCCCGCGCCGCCAGGTCGCCCTGGTCGGCCCCTCGGGCGCGGGCAAGAGCACGGTCTTCGCGCTGGTCGCGCGCTTCTACGAGCCGGACGCGGGCACCGTGCTCTTCGACGGCCGGCCGGCCGTCGAACTCGGCCGCGACGCGTGCCGGCGCCGCATCGCCGTCGTGGACCAGGACACCCACGTCGTGCACGGCACCCTGCGGGAGAACATCGCCTACGCGGTGCCCGACGCCCCGGAGGCGGAACTCCGGCGGGTCGTGGCGCTGGCGGGGCTCGATGAGGTCGTCGACCGGCTGCCGGGCGGCCTGGACGCCTTCGTCGGCGAGCGCGGGAGCACCCTGTCGGGCGGTGAACGCCAGCGCGTGGCGCTGGCCCGTGCCCTGCTCGCCCGTCCCTCACTGCTGCTCCTCGACGAGCCGACCTCCCACCTGGACGCGATCAACGAGGCGGCGCTGACCTCGGTGATGCGGGACGTGGCCCGGGAGTGCGCCCTGCTGGTCGTCGCCCACCGCCTGTCCACCGTGCGGCACGCCGACCACATCGTCGTCCTGCACCGGGGCCGCACGGTCGGTCAGGGGCGGCACGAGGAACTGCTGGCCTCCAGTGGCCTCTACCGCGAGCTGGCCGCGAGCCAGATGCTGCGGCCGGACGGCGACCGGTCGGCGGGCCGCGCCCCCTCGCCTTCCTGA
- a CDS encoding helix-turn-helix domain-containing protein, translated as MVRTPLTPEERERGERLGRLLREARGGRSMTEVAASAGLSAETLRKIETGRAPTPAFFTVAALASALGLSMDELVGRCAPDTPAAAA; from the coding sequence ATGGTGCGCACCCCCTTGACCCCCGAAGAGCGCGAACGCGGCGAACGGCTCGGCCGGCTGCTGCGCGAGGCGCGCGGCGGCCGCAGCATGACCGAGGTCGCGGCGAGCGCCGGTCTCTCCGCGGAGACCCTGCGCAAGATCGAGACCGGGCGGGCCCCGACCCCGGCGTTCTTCACCGTGGCCGCCCTGGCGAGCGCGCTCGGGCTGTCGATGGACGAGCTGGTCGGGCGCTGCGCGCCGGACACGCCGGCCGCCGCAGCCTGA
- a CDS encoding lasso peptide biosynthesis B2 protein — MTTPSALDRPTGVPLGQRLAARLVLVPAVVLALLPPRRIRAVLAVLRRGAAPATAVQAQAARDALCAVSLRCTGPKGCLPRSLGAALLCRLGGTWPTWCAGVRVVPPFTAHAWIEAEGRPVGEGVPDGYFARLVSVEPHTRPPAR, encoded by the coding sequence ATGACGACGCCCAGCGCGCTGGACCGCCCCACCGGAGTGCCGCTGGGGCAACGCCTGGCGGCCCGTCTGGTCCTGGTGCCCGCCGTCGTGCTCGCCCTGCTGCCGCCGCGCCGCATCCGCGCGGTGCTGGCCGTGCTGCGGCGCGGCGCGGCACCCGCCACCGCCGTCCAGGCGCAGGCGGCGCGGGACGCCCTGTGCGCGGTCAGTCTGCGCTGCACCGGGCCGAAGGGGTGCCTGCCCCGGTCCCTGGGGGCCGCCCTGCTGTGCCGGCTCGGGGGGACGTGGCCGACCTGGTGCGCCGGGGTCCGTGTCGTGCCGCCCTTCACCGCCCACGCCTGGATCGAGGCGGAGGGCCGCCCGGTCGGGGAGGGTGTCCCCGACGGCTACTTCGCCCGCCTGGTCTCCGTGGAACCGCACACCCGCCCACCGGCCCGATGA
- a CDS encoding aspartate aminotransferase family protein translates to MTDDLLGRHRGVLPDWLALYYEEPIEITHGEGRHVWDSAGNRYLDFFGGILTTMTAHALPEVTKAVSDQAGRILHSSTLYLNRQMVELAERIAQLSGIPDARVFFTTSGTEANDTALLLATTYRRSNTVLAMRNSYHGRSFSAVGITGNRGWSPTSLSPLQTLYVHGGVRTRGPFADLDDYDFVAACVDDLKDLLGHTRPPAALIAEPIQGVGGFTSPPDGLYAAFREVLHERGVLWISDEVQTGWGRTGEHFWGWQAHGRGGPPDMLTFAKGIGNGMSIGGVVARAEIMNCLDANSISTFGGTQVTMAAGLANLNYLLEHDLQGNARRVGGMLIERLRAAAAHVPAVREVRGRGLMIGIELTKPGTDEAHPEAASAVLEAARAGGLLIGKGGGHDTSALRIAPPLSLNVAEAEEGAAILESALRSIP, encoded by the coding sequence GTGACCGACGACCTCCTCGGCCGCCACCGCGGCGTGCTCCCCGACTGGCTCGCCCTCTACTACGAGGAGCCCATCGAGATCACCCACGGCGAGGGCCGCCACGTCTGGGACTCCGCGGGCAACCGCTACCTCGACTTCTTCGGCGGCATCCTCACCACCATGACCGCCCACGCCCTGCCCGAGGTCACCAAGGCGGTGAGCGACCAGGCCGGGCGGATCCTGCACTCCTCCACCCTCTACCTCAACCGGCAGATGGTGGAACTCGCCGAGCGTATCGCCCAGTTGAGCGGCATCCCGGACGCCCGGGTCTTCTTCACCACCTCCGGCACAGAGGCCAACGACACCGCCCTGCTGCTCGCCACCACCTACCGGCGCAGCAACACGGTCCTGGCGATGCGCAACAGCTACCACGGCCGCTCCTTCAGCGCCGTCGGCATCACCGGCAACCGCGGCTGGTCCCCGACCTCGCTCTCCCCGCTCCAGACCCTGTACGTGCACGGCGGGGTGCGCACCCGCGGCCCCTTCGCCGACCTCGACGACTACGACTTCGTCGCCGCCTGCGTCGACGACCTGAAGGACCTCCTCGGCCACACCCGCCCGCCCGCCGCGCTGATCGCCGAGCCGATCCAGGGCGTCGGCGGCTTCACCTCGCCGCCCGACGGCCTGTACGCGGCGTTCCGCGAGGTGCTGCACGAGCGGGGCGTCCTGTGGATCTCCGACGAGGTGCAGACCGGCTGGGGCCGCACCGGCGAGCACTTCTGGGGCTGGCAGGCGCACGGCCGCGGTGGCCCGCCCGACATGCTGACCTTCGCCAAGGGCATCGGCAACGGCATGTCCATCGGCGGCGTGGTCGCCCGCGCCGAGATCATGAACTGCCTGGACGCCAACAGCATCTCCACCTTCGGCGGCACCCAGGTCACCATGGCGGCGGGCCTGGCCAACCTGAACTACCTGCTGGAACACGACCTCCAGGGCAACGCCCGCCGGGTCGGCGGCATGCTCATCGAGCGGCTGCGCGCCGCCGCCGCCCACGTCCCCGCCGTACGCGAGGTACGCGGACGCGGGCTGATGATCGGCATCGAGCTGACGAAGCCCGGCACCGACGAGGCCCATCCCGAGGCGGCGTCCGCCGTCCTGGAGGCGGCCCGCGCGGGCGGCCTGCTCATCGGCAAGGGCGGCGGCCACGACACCAGCGCCCTGCGCATCGCCCCGCCGCTGTCCCTGAACGTCGCGGAGGCCGAGGAGGGCGCCGCGATCCTCGAGAGCGCTCTGCGGAGCATCCCGTAG
- a CDS encoding lasso peptide biosynthesis PqqD family chaperone, which yields MPLRFDAHVSTAETDYGTVLLDQRAGTYWELNPTATLVVRTLLDGGEAADAAAALVREFDIEREQALRDVEALVGGLRDAGLAS from the coding sequence ATGCCCCTGCGTTTCGACGCGCACGTCTCCACGGCCGAGACCGACTACGGAACCGTACTGCTGGATCAACGGGCCGGGACCTACTGGGAGTTGAATCCGACCGCCACGCTGGTGGTGCGGACGCTGCTGGACGGCGGCGAGGCCGCGGACGCGGCCGCCGCCCTGGTCCGCGAGTTCGACATCGAGCGGGAGCAGGCCCTGCGGGACGTCGAGGCGCTGGTCGGCGGCCTGCGGGACGCGGGGCTGGCCTCATGA
- a CDS encoding nitrilase-related carbon-nitrogen hydrolase, translating to MPNVVRAALVQATWTGDTESMLAKHEAHAREAARRGAKVIGFQEVFNSPYFCQVQDPAHYRWAEPVPDGPTTRRMRDLARETGMVIVVPVFEIEQSGFYYNTAAVIDADGSYLGKYRKHHIPQVRGFWEKFYFRPGNLGWPVFDTAVGKVGVYICYDRHFPEGWRQLGINGAQLVYNPSATHRGLSSHLWRLEQPAAAVANEYFVAAINRVGVEEYGDNDFYGTSYFVDPRGQFVGDTASDTEEELLVRDLDFDLIEEVRQTWAFYRDRRPDAYEGLVQP from the coding sequence ATGCCCAACGTCGTACGTGCCGCCCTGGTCCAGGCCACCTGGACCGGCGACACCGAGTCCATGCTGGCGAAACACGAGGCGCACGCCCGCGAGGCGGCCCGGCGGGGCGCGAAGGTCATCGGGTTCCAGGAAGTGTTCAACTCCCCCTACTTCTGCCAGGTCCAGGACCCCGCGCACTACCGCTGGGCCGAGCCCGTGCCGGACGGCCCGACCACCCGCCGGATGCGGGACCTGGCCCGCGAGACCGGCATGGTGATCGTCGTGCCGGTGTTCGAGATCGAGCAGTCCGGCTTCTACTACAACACCGCCGCCGTGATCGACGCGGACGGCTCCTACCTCGGCAAGTACCGCAAGCACCACATCCCGCAGGTCAGGGGCTTCTGGGAGAAGTTCTACTTCCGGCCCGGCAACCTCGGCTGGCCGGTCTTCGACACCGCCGTCGGCAAGGTCGGCGTCTACATCTGCTACGACCGCCACTTCCCCGAGGGCTGGCGGCAACTCGGCATCAACGGAGCCCAGTTGGTCTACAACCCGTCCGCCACCCACCGCGGCCTCTCCTCCCACCTGTGGCGGCTGGAACAGCCGGCGGCCGCCGTCGCCAACGAGTACTTCGTGGCGGCCATCAACCGCGTGGGCGTCGAGGAGTACGGGGACAACGACTTCTACGGCACCTCCTACTTCGTCGACCCGCGCGGACAGTTCGTCGGCGACACCGCCAGCGACACCGAGGAGGAACTGCTCGTCCGCGACCTCGACTTCGACCTCATCGAAGAGGTGCGGCAGACGTGGGCCTTCTACCGCGACCGCCGCCCCGACGCCTACGAAGGGCTGGTACAGCCGTGA
- the map gene encoding type I methionyl aminopeptidase has protein sequence MVELKTDTSIDAMYEAGQVVASAPTAVRKAAGVGVSLLELDEVARDVLRSAGASSPFLGYRPSFAPTPFPAVICASVNDAIVHGIPDTYRLRDGDLVSIDCGAELGGWVGDSAISFIVGTPRPADVRLVETAERALAAGIAAAVVGNRIGDIAHAIGTVCRAAGYGIPDGFGGHGIGRRMHEDPSVPNEGRPGRGMPLRHGMALAIEPMVIGGGTDVFHAAPDGWTLRTHDGSRAAHAEHTVAITESGPRVLTARDAG, from the coding sequence ATGGTGGAGCTGAAGACCGACACATCGATCGATGCCATGTACGAGGCGGGCCAGGTCGTCGCGAGCGCGCCGACGGCCGTACGGAAGGCCGCCGGCGTGGGCGTTTCCCTGCTGGAGCTGGACGAGGTGGCGCGGGACGTGCTGCGCTCGGCGGGCGCGTCCTCGCCCTTCCTGGGCTACCGGCCCTCCTTCGCGCCGACGCCGTTCCCCGCCGTGATCTGCGCCTCCGTCAACGACGCGATCGTCCACGGCATCCCGGACACCTACCGGCTGCGCGACGGCGACCTGGTCTCCATCGACTGCGGCGCCGAACTGGGCGGCTGGGTCGGGGACTCGGCGATCAGCTTCATCGTGGGCACGCCGCGCCCGGCGGACGTACGGCTGGTCGAGACGGCCGAGCGGGCCCTCGCGGCGGGGATCGCGGCGGCCGTCGTCGGCAACCGCATCGGCGACATCGCGCACGCGATCGGGACGGTGTGCCGCGCGGCGGGCTACGGCATCCCGGACGGCTTCGGGGGGCACGGCATCGGCCGCCGCATGCACGAGGACCCGTCCGTGCCGAACGAGGGCCGGCCGGGCCGCGGCATGCCCCTGCGGCACGGCATGGCCCTGGCCATCGAGCCGATGGTCATCGGGGGCGGCACGGACGTGTTCCACGCGGCGCCGGACGGCTGGACGCTCCGTACGCACGACGGGTCCCGGGCGGCCCACGCGGAGCACACGGTGGCGATCACCGAGAGCGGACCGCGCGTACTGACGGCCCGGGACGCCGGGTGA
- a CDS encoding nitrilase-related carbon-nitrogen hydrolase yields the protein MSRVIRAAVFQTAWTGDKESMIQVHEQAARDAAAQGAQVLCFQELFYGPYFCQVQDPAFYAYAERVPDGPVVRRFQALAEELGLVLVLPMYEEEQPGVLYNTAAVIDADGSYLGKYRKTHIPQVKGFWEKFYFRPGNSGWPVFDTAVGKVGVYICYDRHFPEGWRALGLAGAELVFNPSATSRGLSGYLWQLEQPAAAVANEYFVGAINRVGVEEYGDNDFYGTSYFVDPEARFVGEPASDKETELVVRDLDLAKLREVRDRWQFYRDRAPGAYGPLTAP from the coding sequence ATGAGCCGAGTGATCCGTGCCGCCGTCTTCCAGACCGCCTGGACCGGCGACAAGGAGTCGATGATCCAGGTCCACGAGCAGGCCGCCCGCGACGCGGCTGCCCAGGGCGCCCAAGTGCTGTGCTTCCAGGAGCTGTTCTACGGACCGTACTTCTGCCAGGTCCAGGACCCGGCCTTCTACGCGTACGCCGAGCGCGTCCCCGACGGTCCGGTCGTCCGGCGTTTCCAGGCACTCGCGGAAGAGCTGGGACTCGTCCTGGTCCTGCCGATGTACGAGGAGGAACAGCCCGGCGTCCTCTACAACACCGCCGCCGTGATCGACGCGGACGGCTCCTACCTCGGCAAGTACCGCAAGACCCACATCCCGCAGGTCAAAGGCTTCTGGGAGAAGTTCTACTTCCGGCCCGGGAACAGCGGCTGGCCCGTCTTCGACACCGCCGTCGGCAAGGTCGGCGTCTACATCTGCTACGACCGCCACTTCCCCGAGGGCTGGCGGGCGCTGGGCCTCGCCGGCGCCGAACTCGTCTTCAACCCCTCCGCCACCTCGCGCGGACTGTCCGGCTACCTCTGGCAGCTGGAGCAGCCGGCGGCGGCCGTCGCCAACGAGTACTTCGTCGGCGCCATCAACCGGGTCGGCGTCGAGGAGTACGGCGACAACGACTTCTACGGCACGAGCTACTTCGTCGACCCGGAGGCGCGGTTCGTCGGCGAGCCGGCGAGCGACAAGGAGACCGAACTCGTCGTCCGCGACCTCGACCTGGCGAAACTGCGCGAGGTCCGCGACCGCTGGCAGTTCTACCGCGACCGCGCCCCCGGCGCCTACGGGCCGCTGACCGCCCCCTGA
- a CDS encoding PucR family transcriptional regulator has protein sequence MTPWEAAAPALSVRQVLALERVLAGQPEVVAGAGRLDRPVRWVHVAEAADVGVMLSGGEMVLTTGVLLAGDEGKQAEYVRSLHRAEAAALVLGLGRAFPSPPEAMRRVAERCGLPLVVLHRPFPFAQLTEEVQSRLVRRKFAAVSLSEAVRTGLTALITAGAPLQRLLDEVARHSGCPVVVANLAHRVLGTAGERPAVDDVLRDWERVARQAGGGEGDGWIRAELGGRGERWGRIVLCGYRGDRATGRLLADRAAEALVLHRMLGGGTPSWEEQSARSLLTDLVGGAVPARQLLPRARAAGLPVNRRTFVPLVVRGREAARLDRVLRLLGLPGIVAALDGTATAVLLSLAGDQDADALAAHFAARLRAEPGAGPVVVAGAGPRTSFDEVPAGLREARHVADAVADCAAALDLPLVVRLRDVHLRGLIRLLRDDPEVQSFAERELDGLLCAPGEDLLPVLRTYLATGRNKSRTAQLHHVSRPALYRRLEAIQTRLGVDLDDFEQAASVHIALLAHDAQQR, from the coding sequence ATGACCCCCTGGGAAGCCGCGGCACCGGCCCTGTCGGTCCGGCAGGTCCTCGCGCTGGAGCGGGTGCTCGCCGGGCAGCCCGAGGTGGTCGCCGGCGCCGGCCGCCTCGACCGGCCGGTGCGCTGGGTGCACGTCGCCGAGGCGGCCGACGTCGGGGTGATGCTCAGCGGCGGCGAGATGGTGCTCACCACCGGGGTGCTGCTCGCCGGGGACGAGGGCAAGCAGGCCGAGTACGTCCGCTCCCTGCACCGCGCGGAGGCCGCCGCGCTGGTCCTCGGACTCGGCCGTGCCTTCCCCTCCCCGCCGGAGGCGATGCGGCGCGTCGCGGAGCGGTGCGGACTGCCCCTGGTGGTGCTGCACCGCCCCTTTCCCTTCGCCCAGTTGACGGAGGAGGTCCAGTCCCGGCTGGTGCGGCGGAAGTTCGCCGCCGTGAGCCTCTCCGAGGCCGTCCGCACCGGCCTCACCGCCCTGATTACCGCCGGCGCCCCGCTGCAGCGCCTGCTCGACGAGGTCGCCCGGCACAGCGGCTGCCCCGTCGTCGTCGCCAACCTCGCCCACCGCGTGCTCGGCACGGCGGGGGAGCGGCCGGCCGTGGACGACGTCCTGCGCGACTGGGAGCGCGTCGCCCGGCAGGCCGGCGGCGGCGAGGGCGACGGCTGGATCCGCGCCGAACTCGGCGGGCGCGGCGAACGCTGGGGCCGGATCGTGCTGTGCGGCTACCGCGGCGACCGGGCCACCGGGCGGCTGCTCGCCGACCGCGCCGCCGAGGCACTGGTGCTGCACCGCATGCTCGGCGGCGGCACCCCCTCCTGGGAGGAGCAGTCCGCGCGGAGCCTGCTCACCGACCTGGTCGGCGGTGCCGTACCGGCCCGGCAGCTGCTGCCCCGGGCCCGCGCTGCCGGACTGCCCGTCAACCGGCGCACCTTCGTCCCGCTCGTCGTGCGCGGCCGGGAGGCGGCCCGGCTCGACCGCGTACTGCGCCTGCTGGGGCTGCCCGGCATCGTCGCCGCACTCGACGGCACGGCGACCGCCGTCCTGCTCAGCCTCGCCGGCGACCAGGACGCCGACGCGCTCGCCGCGCACTTCGCGGCCCGGCTGCGCGCCGAACCCGGCGCCGGCCCGGTGGTGGTGGCGGGCGCCGGACCGCGCACCTCCTTCGACGAGGTGCCCGCCGGGCTGCGCGAGGCCCGGCACGTCGCGGACGCCGTGGCGGACTGTGCCGCCGCCCTCGACCTGCCGCTGGTGGTCCGGCTCCGGGACGTCCATCTGCGCGGGCTGATCCGGCTGTTGCGGGACGACCCCGAGGTGCAGTCCTTCGCGGAGCGGGAGCTGGACGGGCTGCTGTGCGCGCCCGGCGAGGACCTGCTGCCGGTGCTGCGCACCTATCTCGCCACCGGCCGCAACAAGTCCCGCACCGCGCAGCTCCACCACGTCTCCCGGCCCGCCCTGTACCGCCGGCTGGAGGCGATACAGACCCGGCTCGGCGTGGACCTCGACGACTTCGAACAGGCCGCCTCCGTGCACATCGCGCTCCTCGCGCACGACGCGCAACAGCGCTGA
- a CDS encoding keywimysin-related RiPP — MKKAYEAPTLVRLGTFRKETGLLGRAGNDRLILSKN, encoded by the coding sequence ATGAAGAAGGCATACGAAGCACCGACCCTCGTCCGTCTCGGCACGTTCCGCAAGGAGACCGGCCTCCTGGGCCGGGCCGGGAACGACCGCCTCATCCTGAGCAAGAACTGA